The following proteins are co-located in the Sulfurovum sp. TSL6 genome:
- a CDS encoding GIY-YIG nuclease family protein, whose amino-acid sequence MNHENRERKTLKKRFVHFKEIAIKKHGEGRYDYTFTEVDYKRTRDKVRITCNVCNDTFMTFPQSHTSSSARRNGGCKKCYTCSEKIRKLISKRWEKNRLMRINEFLGRMEQRHKGLYQYPLIHQEFKNEHSKITVLCTKCKNTFNRNCKSLKDIDRYAGCEECNAESMIKTIAEKNSARQLRNHAIKDVEHPYGFIYRITNKKNGKFYIGYTNMTAERRFKAHKDESRRLARGHRKCISYLHNAMNYHGIESFVLDVLESFKKITPRELGEIEKEYIAEMNPDYNLSAGGELGRKLVS is encoded by the coding sequence ATGAACCATGAAAACAGAGAGAGAAAGACACTTAAAAAACGTTTTGTACACTTTAAAGAGATAGCTATTAAGAAACACGGGGAAGGAAGATACGATTACACTTTTACAGAAGTGGACTATAAAAGAACAAGAGATAAAGTTCGTATTACTTGCAATGTATGCAATGATACATTTATGACATTTCCTCAATCACATACATCTTCTTCAGCAAGAAGAAATGGTGGATGCAAGAAGTGTTATACTTGCAGTGAAAAAATACGTAAACTTATTAGTAAACGTTGGGAAAAAAACAGATTGATGCGCATAAACGAATTCTTGGGGAGAATGGAACAAAGACATAAAGGATTATATCAGTATCCTCTCATACATCAAGAGTTTAAAAATGAGCATTCAAAGATAACAGTGTTATGTACAAAATGCAAGAATACTTTTAATCGAAATTGTAAATCTTTAAAAGATATAGATAGATATGCTGGGTGTGAAGAGTGTAATGCTGAGAGTATGATAAAAACGATAGCAGAAAAGAACAGTGCAAGACAGCTTCGAAATCATGCTATTAAGGATGTAGAACATCCATATGGTTTCATATACAGGATAACAAATAAAAAAAATGGAAAGTTCTATATAGGATATACCAATATGACTGCAGAGAGAAGATTTAAGGCACATAAAGATGAGAGCCGAAGATTAGCAAGGGGTCATAGAAAGTGTATAAGTTATCTTCACAATGCGATGAATTATCATGGTATAGAATCATTCGTATTGGATGTACTTGAATCCTTCAAAAAGATTACTCCAAGAGAGTTGGGTGAGATAGAAAAGGAGTATATCGCTGAGATGAATCCGGACTATAACTTAAGTGCTGGTGGAGAACTAGGAAGGAAACTTGTATCTTAG
- a CDS encoding AAA family ATPase, translating into MRINKLLLQDFKFFLGKNELEFGGENVLIYGENGSGKSSIYWALYTFLQSSIKEDHEIKKYFDAGDPQNLINRYAESPDPKIELELIDNEKRKTVYTISNDLINTNRGDDTQIKEANLASDFINYRLLSRIYDFRNSEDIDLFKVFEQEILDYISLSTILNAGEEWQELKIGLDPHPRMTDQTYRDFQDKMSLFNRELKAYLLDIIEDANNFLQNDFSVPIKLTWSYDNATYNDFVRGSTRRRNQKTLPPIIHLKARFLDENIRDKDIPKPHTFLNEAKLTAIALSIRLSILKKRLVGNILKILVLDDLLLSLDMNNRDIVIDIMLDQFDDYQLIILTHDRIFFELVQHKIKVSDRRKWKNIEMYEGVTEDVIYPFIVDSSTYLKKAEKYFYLNEYEISGNFLRKEAESFCKDFLPKRYHYTLEYDTYNLANLIQQCVKYAKDANLDDTLFKKLDSYRQFVLNSTSHDSYDVPKFKSEIIGCLDTLKELRKIKNETFLKKGEILEFEIVDENGSDVYKFEIKLEDDFRLLKIGDDDTVISKGMINYWIEKNGAYIGSTSGRKKDSTHHANITLKKLYEDTYKSSNKVMNPDFWEEIIIRETGKKLKEYKINNPDPIVQV; encoded by the coding sequence ATGAGGATTAACAAACTTTTACTTCAAGATTTTAAATTTTTTCTTGGAAAAAATGAATTGGAATTTGGTGGGGAAAATGTATTGATTTATGGTGAAAATGGTAGTGGTAAGAGTTCTATCTATTGGGCTCTTTATACATTTTTACAAAGTTCAATTAAAGAAGATCATGAGATTAAAAAATATTTTGATGCAGGTGACCCACAAAACCTTATTAATAGATATGCTGAAAGCCCTGACCCTAAAATAGAACTGGAACTAATAGATAATGAAAAAAGAAAAACAGTTTATACAATTTCAAATGATTTAATTAATACAAATAGAGGTGATGATACACAAATAAAAGAAGCAAATCTTGCTAGTGATTTTATCAATTATAGACTACTTTCAAGAATATATGATTTTAGAAATTCTGAAGATATTGATTTGTTTAAAGTTTTTGAACAAGAAATATTAGATTATATTAGTTTGTCAACAATATTAAATGCGGGGGAAGAGTGGCAAGAGTTGAAAATAGGATTAGATCCTCATCCCAGAATGACTGATCAAACTTATAGAGACTTTCAAGATAAAATGAGCTTATTTAATAGGGAGTTAAAAGCTTATCTACTAGACATAATAGAAGATGCCAATAATTTTTTACAAAATGATTTTTCAGTGCCTATAAAATTGACTTGGAGTTATGATAATGCTACTTATAATGACTTCGTACGTGGAAGTACTAGAAGAAGAAATCAGAAAACATTACCTCCTATAATACATCTCAAAGCAAGGTTCCTTGATGAAAATATTAGAGATAAAGACATCCCAAAACCTCATACCTTTTTAAATGAAGCAAAGCTAACCGCTATAGCACTTTCTATACGTTTATCAATTTTAAAGAAAAGGCTTGTTGGAAATATTTTAAAAATCCTTGTCTTAGATGACCTTTTGTTAAGTCTTGATATGAACAATAGAGATATTGTAATAGATATAATGTTGGATCAATTTGATGATTATCAATTAATTATTTTGACACATGATAGAATATTTTTTGAATTAGTTCAGCATAAAATTAAAGTATCAGACCGGAGAAAATGGAAGAATATCGAAATGTATGAAGGTGTTACAGAAGATGTTATATATCCTTTTATTGTTGATTCAAGTACATATTTGAAAAAAGCTGAAAAATATTTCTATTTGAATGAATATGAAATATCTGGAAATTTTTTACGAAAAGAGGCAGAAAGTTTTTGTAAAGATTTTCTACCTAAAAGGTATCATTATACCTTAGAGTATGATACTTATAATTTAGCTAACTTAATTCAACAATGTGTAAAGTATGCAAAAGATGCCAATTTAGATGATACATTGTTTAAGAAACTTGATAGTTATCGGCAATTTGTTTTAAATTCAACTAGCCATGATAGCTATGATGTCCCAAAGTTTAAAAGTGAAATAATAGGTTGTCTAGATACCTTAAAGGAACTGAGAAAAATTAAAAATGAAACCTTTTTAAAAAAGGGAGAGATTTTAGAATTTGAAATTGTTGACGAGAATGGAAGTGATGTATATAAATTTGAAATCAAACTAGAAGATGACTTTAGGCTATTAAAAATAGGTGATGATGATACTGTTATTTCCAAAGGGATGATAAATTATTGGATAGAAAAGAATGGAGCGTATATAGGTAGTACTAGTGGAAGGAAAAAAGATTCGACACACCATGCAAATATAACATTAAAAAAACTTTATGAAGATACATATAAGTCATCCAATAAGGTAATGAATCCTGACTTTTGGGAAGAAATTATTATTCGAGAGACAGGGAAAAAATTAAAAGAGTATAAAATCAACAATCCTGATCCAATAGTTCAAGTTTAA
- a CDS encoding SbcC/MukB-like Walker B domain-containing protein yields the protein MKILRLKSKNINSLKGDISIDFYELLKDNALFAITGPTGSGKSTLLDVITCALYGQTPRLKNPSDLMSRHSGEAFCEVEFEVKGKVYRSSWRQKRARNKHDGKLQPASMELSDVKAEEVIETKVSRVPKFIEELTGLDFDRFTQSMMLAQGSFDAFLKAKEGERSALLEKITGTKIYADISKRVYEKYSEGKQAIEIDDKLLENIEFMNEEVLKAKTETLAQNKKQKLEDDKHLKELNLALHWTDTLSKLILESEKYHQGFIEISKEKEDKKEDFIKLDLANKALNVSSLYTQKSGLEKIVQTDSTSLEVLDKELKILAADIVISSELCEQTKMQSTQAKSTFDSEVQKLKLAREIQTQEQENQKATTEIQKTIESKTASEKFLKESLEKVNENFKNLSIEIEAKNNYLQTNIKDEKLISSMSLIEENLKKFTQEETRLTLLLNDKAKVDARLKQTQESEKSFQAELETLSLTSKNSETAYVDIEKKTSADVTVEPRLQAELKQIETLLYELKIYHELLKKKEQEQLGITLNSEKEKSLTESVKSATENIKELKAHIETLRIKKEQELKIKAYEADRANLVEGEACFLCGSREHPFAEHSEAISTDETTSLIKEKESQLLLKETELRSHESARSSIKNKIETSTLEIAKLDRSIATITEIFKNSSFEITSKSKANLKEKQTSIEESLREIVKRRQEKETLLKQRDAAALALRTKENELSAIKTETVKRLEQLKQFHVNEKASIVVIENLTKELTTQWKEYGLVFDKERVSLQIKDLLDKRDAYLACKTSLETLEKELAGCGISKVENETKIASLTAELSIDNKKLNDLAVDLTALIEKRISILNIVNLDAHDKEIHETFKMIESKVQAATQKLQELTTKKSEKEIQTKALSSKITKDKETLDALAKDFTVQLKANGFDTIEELNQASMENEARQALELSCKTINDKFNEIKTLQEETVKRLEEHKKTPQSDKPIELLKEEQELCQKKVDDLQLSIGRDEKELELNRENETKHKDKIASLEKKKEAFKVWAKMQELIGSADGKKFAKFAQGITLDQLISLANQHLNILSQRYTLVRSQEEKQLLEIEVIDAFQGNVMRPVSTLSGGESFIVSLALALGLSELASQKISIDSLFLDEGFGSLDEESLETALNALNLLQSSGKMVGVISHVEALKERIPLQIKVVPKGDGTSFVEIGGIL from the coding sequence ATGAAGATATTACGTCTCAAATCAAAAAACATCAATTCGCTCAAGGGTGACATATCCATAGACTTCTACGAGCTATTAAAAGACAACGCTCTCTTTGCTATAACAGGTCCTACAGGTTCTGGTAAGAGTACTCTTTTAGATGTCATTACCTGTGCCTTATACGGACAAACACCGCGTCTTAAAAACCCCAGCGACTTAATGTCCAGACATAGTGGTGAAGCTTTTTGTGAAGTAGAGTTTGAGGTCAAAGGAAAAGTCTACCGTTCTTCATGGAGACAAAAAAGAGCACGTAACAAACACGATGGAAAACTGCAACCTGCCTCTATGGAACTTTCCGATGTTAAAGCCGAAGAAGTGATAGAGACAAAAGTAAGTCGAGTGCCTAAGTTCATAGAAGAACTTACTGGTTTAGACTTTGATCGATTTACTCAATCAATGATGCTAGCTCAAGGAAGTTTTGATGCCTTTTTAAAAGCTAAAGAGGGTGAACGATCCGCTCTTTTAGAAAAGATAACTGGCACAAAGATATATGCAGATATCTCAAAAAGAGTTTATGAAAAGTACAGTGAAGGCAAACAGGCTATCGAAATCGATGATAAGTTACTAGAAAACATTGAGTTTATGAATGAGGAAGTCTTAAAAGCGAAAACAGAGACCCTTGCTCAAAATAAAAAGCAAAAACTTGAAGATGATAAACACCTCAAGGAATTAAACCTAGCCTTACACTGGACCGACACACTGTCTAAATTAATCCTAGAGAGCGAAAAGTATCATCAAGGCTTTATCGAAATTAGCAAAGAAAAAGAGGATAAAAAAGAAGATTTTATCAAACTAGATTTGGCCAACAAAGCTTTAAATGTATCATCTCTTTATACTCAAAAATCAGGCCTAGAAAAAATAGTCCAAACAGATAGTACTTCTTTAGAGGTATTAGACAAAGAGCTTAAAATATTAGCTGCAGATATCGTCATAAGCAGTGAACTTTGTGAGCAGACTAAAATGCAAAGTACTCAAGCTAAAAGCACTTTCGACAGTGAAGTCCAAAAGCTAAAACTCGCCAGAGAGATCCAAACTCAAGAACAAGAAAACCAAAAAGCTACTACTGAGATACAAAAGACGATTGAGAGTAAAACAGCATCCGAAAAATTCCTCAAAGAGAGCCTTGAAAAAGTCAACGAAAATTTTAAAAATCTAAGCATAGAGATTGAAGCGAAAAACAACTACCTTCAGACAAATATTAAAGATGAAAAGCTCATAAGTAGTATGAGTCTCATCGAAGAGAATCTTAAAAAATTCACCCAAGAAGAGACTCGATTAACCTTACTGCTAAATGATAAAGCAAAAGTAGATGCCAGATTAAAACAAACACAAGAGTCAGAAAAAAGCTTTCAAGCAGAGCTGGAAACACTGTCTTTGACTTCAAAGAACAGCGAAACAGCCTATGTAGATATTGAAAAGAAAACTTCTGCCGATGTCACTGTAGAGCCACGTCTGCAAGCAGAACTAAAACAGATCGAGACACTACTTTATGAGCTAAAGATATATCATGAGCTATTAAAGAAAAAAGAGCAGGAGCAATTAGGCATCACACTTAATAGTGAAAAAGAGAAAAGCTTAACAGAAAGTGTAAAAAGTGCTACAGAAAATATCAAAGAGTTAAAAGCCCATATAGAGACACTTCGTATCAAAAAAGAGCAAGAACTCAAAATTAAAGCATACGAAGCAGATAGAGCCAATCTTGTAGAAGGCGAAGCCTGTTTTCTCTGTGGCTCTAGAGAACATCCCTTTGCTGAACACTCAGAAGCTATCTCTACAGATGAAACGACATCTCTGATCAAAGAAAAAGAGTCTCAACTGCTGCTCAAAGAAACAGAGCTCAGATCACACGAATCAGCTCGTTCAAGTATCAAAAATAAGATCGAAACTTCTACTTTAGAGATAGCTAAACTTGACAGATCTATTGCCACTATCACAGAGATCTTTAAAAACAGCTCTTTTGAGATAACCTCAAAAAGTAAAGCCAATCTCAAAGAGAAACAGACCTCTATCGAAGAGAGTCTAAGAGAGATAGTCAAAAGACGACAAGAGAAAGAGACATTATTAAAACAAAGAGATGCAGCAGCTCTTGCACTACGAACAAAAGAGAATGAGTTAAGTGCTATCAAGACAGAAACAGTCAAGCGCTTAGAACAGCTAAAACAGTTTCATGTCAATGAAAAAGCTTCTATAGTTGTTATTGAGAACTTAACAAAAGAGTTAACTACCCAGTGGAAAGAGTATGGGCTAGTCTTTGATAAAGAGAGAGTCTCTCTGCAGATAAAAGATCTGTTGGATAAAAGAGATGCTTACCTAGCCTGTAAAACAAGCTTAGAGACACTAGAAAAAGAGTTAGCGGGCTGTGGCATCAGTAAAGTAGAAAACGAGACAAAGATTGCCTCACTGACAGCAGAACTTTCGATAGACAATAAAAAGCTAAACGATCTTGCTGTGGACCTAACAGCCTTAATAGAAAAACGCATCTCTATACTCAATATCGTCAACCTCGATGCGCATGATAAAGAGATACATGAGACCTTTAAGATGATAGAGTCAAAAGTTCAGGCAGCCACTCAAAAGCTCCAAGAGCTAACAACTAAGAAGAGTGAAAAAGAGATACAGACAAAAGCACTCTCATCTAAGATTACCAAAGATAAAGAGACTCTAGATGCACTCGCTAAAGACTTCACAGTACAGTTAAAAGCCAATGGCTTTGATACGATAGAAGAATTGAACCAAGCTTCTATGGAAAACGAAGCACGACAAGCACTAGAGCTTTCATGTAAGACTATAAACGATAAGTTTAACGAGATAAAGACACTTCAAGAGGAGACTGTCAAACGTTTAGAAGAGCATAAAAAAACACCTCAAAGCGACAAGCCGATCGAGCTTTTGAAAGAAGAGCAAGAACTTTGTCAGAAAAAAGTTGATGATTTACAGCTTTCTATAGGTAGAGATGAAAAAGAGTTGGAACTTAACCGTGAAAACGAGACCAAACACAAAGACAAGATAGCCTCTCTAGAAAAGAAAAAAGAAGCCTTCAAAGTCTGGGCAAAGATGCAAGAACTCATCGGTTCAGCAGATGGAAAAAAGTTCGCCAAGTTTGCCCAAGGCATCACTCTCGATCAGCTCATAAGTCTAGCAAATCAACACCTAAACATCTTAAGCCAACGCTACACACTCGTACGAAGCCAAGAAGAGAAACAGCTCCTAGAGATCGAAGTCATAGATGCCTTTCAGGGTAATGTTATGCGTCCAGTCTCTACACTCTCAGGTGGGGAGAGCTTCATTGTGAGCTTGGCATTGGCTCTAGGGCTATCAGAGCTTGCCTCTCAAAAGATCTCTATCGATTCACTCTTTTTAGATGAAGGCTTTGGGAGTTTGGATGAAGAGAGTTTAGAGACTGCTTTAAATGCTTTAAACCTTTTACAAAGCTCTGGCAAGATGGTTGGAGTTATTTCGCATGTGGAGGCTCTAAAAGAGCGGATACCGTTGCAGATAAAGGTTGTGCCTAAGGGTGATGGGACGAGTTTTGTTGAGATTGGGGGAATCTTATAA
- a CDS encoding DUF262 domain-containing protein, with protein sequence MNDNGVKNRNFDSLFKHPVQFEIPFFQRGYAWEKKNWDQLFDDIKEQILEDMESTEDFNEHDYFFGPIVVLERTNADPEIKKFLVIDGQQRITTIYLLLAAIRKQLHSKTELSENAADHFAELSKYIINDVDIGNEDYRQIKVFSTKGDRLPTFLSIFDSNPNSPLLAADQQLYIASQNKIDKFNKYLHKKLSNDYPDVPSLWKLSQAILFALKIVWIPLDDTKDDPQAIFESLNDKGMPLSAGELLCNYMFKPIMDGKQDHEQLHTDYWLSTRKLLENEQHFEDYLRALFSIGQKKMIGKGRRVYVYFKNNHKKLTEEVSVKYLRDIKVGANFYKQITSPIANPHKNSKIKSSLSAIQDTRMESSVPYILSLLLALNDNLIEEEIVGKLLKQLLVLLVRRKMKELPTTKYDVFFPALGSKVIGMENPIQKFHDEVKNEGLWISDDDFRDGLINNALYRKRDLAFSRLILREIDKSMQVYGQLPDYSTLHTIEHVLPQNLTDEWRSYLGDDVLNDKFTIVINTLGNLCFLSQSANSHAGQDPFTSKVTDYTDVTALTKDLKQRVDKNIHWNTKAINDRSEELATKAIEIWSWTII encoded by the coding sequence ATGAATGATAATGGTGTAAAAAACAGAAATTTTGATAGTTTATTTAAGCATCCTGTTCAATTTGAAATTCCATTCTTTCAAAGAGGGTATGCATGGGAAAAGAAGAATTGGGATCAACTTTTTGATGATATCAAAGAGCAAATACTAGAAGATATGGAAAGTACAGAAGACTTTAATGAACATGATTATTTTTTTGGTCCGATAGTTGTACTAGAGAGAACCAACGCCGACCCAGAAATTAAAAAGTTCCTTGTTATTGATGGTCAGCAACGAATAACGACCATCTATCTATTGTTAGCTGCAATTAGAAAACAATTACATTCTAAAACTGAACTCTCTGAAAATGCAGCAGATCATTTTGCAGAATTGTCAAAATATATTATTAATGACGTTGATATTGGCAATGAAGATTATCGCCAAATAAAAGTATTTAGTACAAAAGGGGATCGACTACCCACATTTTTATCAATTTTTGATTCAAATCCTAATTCTCCTTTACTAGCGGCAGATCAACAGCTATATATTGCGTCACAAAATAAAATTGATAAATTTAATAAGTACTTACATAAAAAATTATCAAATGACTATCCTGATGTACCAAGCCTGTGGAAATTATCTCAAGCAATATTATTCGCATTAAAAATAGTATGGATTCCTTTAGATGACACAAAAGATGATCCTCAAGCTATTTTTGAAAGTTTAAATGATAAAGGTATGCCTTTATCAGCAGGCGAACTTTTATGTAACTATATGTTTAAGCCGATTATGGATGGGAAACAAGACCACGAACAATTGCATACGGATTATTGGCTAAGTACACGTAAATTACTTGAAAATGAACAACATTTTGAAGATTATTTAAGAGCACTATTTTCAATTGGACAGAAGAAGATGATTGGTAAAGGTAGACGTGTATATGTTTACTTCAAGAATAATCATAAAAAACTTACTGAAGAAGTGTCAGTTAAATATCTTAGAGATATTAAAGTCGGTGCCAATTTTTATAAGCAAATAACATCACCAATCGCTAATCCACACAAAAATTCTAAAATTAAATCTTCATTGTCAGCTATACAAGATACTAGAATGGAATCATCTGTACCATATATTTTGTCACTATTACTTGCATTAAATGATAATCTAATCGAAGAGGAAATAGTTGGAAAACTACTAAAACAATTACTTGTTTTACTGGTTAGACGTAAAATGAAAGAATTGCCTACTACAAAGTATGATGTTTTCTTTCCAGCACTAGGCTCTAAAGTAATTGGAATGGAAAATCCTATTCAAAAATTTCATGATGAAGTGAAAAATGAAGGGCTATGGATAAGTGATGATGACTTTAGAGATGGACTTATAAATAATGCATTGTACAGAAAAAGAGACTTGGCATTTTCAAGATTGATTTTACGGGAAATAGATAAATCTATGCAAGTGTATGGGCAACTACCTGATTATTCTACTCTACACACGATTGAGCACGTATTACCACAAAATTTGACTGATGAATGGAGATCATATCTGGGAGATGATGTTTTAAATGATAAGTTTACTATTGTAATTAATACGCTAGGTAACCTATGCTTTTTGAGTCAAAGTGCAAATAGCCATGCAGGACAAGATCCATTTACTTCCAAAGTAACTGATTACACGGATGTGACAGCTTTAACAAAAGATCTTAAACAACGAGTTGATAAGAATATACACTGGAACACTAAAGCAATTAATGATAGATCTGAAGAACTAGCAACAAAAGCTATTGAAATATGGAGTTGGACAATCATTTAA
- a CDS encoding exonuclease SbcCD subunit D C-terminal domain-containing protein: MKILHTSDWHLGQNFMGKSREEEHHAFLAWLRETIETESVDVLIVAGDIFDTGTPPNYALELYYNFLKELASSHSCKNIIITAGNHDSIATLKAPKQLLKALNVHVITSGDENEDELIPIYDKEDLQGIVCAVPFLRDHVVRKAQSGQTMQDKELSLNEGIKEHYNDVFEQAKRLRRDLKVPIIATGHLTTVGSRSSESERDIYIGGTIDIGGDFLGKDFDYVALGHLHINQTVGSDHVRYSGSPIPLSFSESKTQKKINIVTFTDNVLNVKEVNIPLHRPLLLLKGDVASITKELNMIIDKSTWVEVHLSDSNPFASNQAIRELAEELDLTLLAVKIDKLEQALYAEDFDVLSLDELTPLEVFNRRLEVDAFDEEDLKEDLIKNFKIIVDEVETL; the protein is encoded by the coding sequence ATGAAAATCTTACATACATCAGACTGGCATCTAGGTCAAAACTTTATGGGAAAAAGCCGTGAAGAAGAACATCATGCATTTCTTGCTTGGCTCCGAGAAACTATTGAAACTGAATCTGTTGATGTTCTTATTGTAGCAGGTGATATTTTCGATACAGGTACCCCACCGAATTATGCTCTAGAACTTTATTACAACTTTCTCAAGGAACTAGCTTCATCTCATTCATGTAAGAATATTATTATTACTGCAGGCAATCATGATTCCATAGCTACGCTCAAAGCACCTAAACAGCTTCTCAAAGCGCTCAATGTCCATGTTATTACAAGTGGCGATGAGAATGAAGATGAACTTATTCCTATCTACGATAAAGAAGATTTGCAAGGCATTGTCTGTGCTGTACCTTTTCTTCGAGACCATGTTGTTCGAAAGGCACAAAGTGGGCAAACAATGCAAGACAAAGAGCTTTCACTAAACGAAGGTATCAAAGAGCATTACAATGATGTCTTTGAACAGGCGAAAAGACTCCGAAGGGATTTGAAAGTACCTATTATTGCTACAGGACATCTAACTACGGTAGGGAGCAGAAGCAGTGAATCTGAACGTGACATCTATATTGGTGGTACTATAGATATTGGCGGTGATTTTTTGGGCAAAGACTTTGACTATGTAGCCTTAGGCCATTTACATATAAATCAGACTGTAGGTAGTGACCATGTTCGCTACAGTGGTTCACCTATACCACTTAGTTTTAGTGAGTCAAAGACTCAGAAAAAAATAAACATAGTCACCTTTACAGATAATGTTCTAAATGTTAAAGAAGTCAATATTCCACTACATAGACCTCTCTTACTTCTCAAAGGTGATGTCGCTTCGATTACAAAAGAACTAAATATGATAATAGATAAAAGTACATGGGTCGAAGTCCATCTAAGTGATAGTAATCCTTTTGCTTCGAATCAGGCCATACGTGAACTTGCAGAAGAGTTAGACTTAACGCTTCTTGCTGTAAAGATAGATAAATTAGAGCAGGCCCTTTATGCTGAAGACTTTGATGTTCTAAGTCTGGATGAGTTAACACCTTTAGAAGTTTTTAACCGTCGATTAGAGGTAGATGCTTTTGACGAAGAGGATCTAAAAGAAGACCTCATTAAAAACTTTAAAATTATCGTAGACGAAGTAGAAACATTATGA